GCGGCAATGAGAGGATCGGCGAGTTTTATTGTAATACTTGCGCGGTACCGTTCCATCGTTTGGATCTACTCAAACGCCATcagaagtaaatattttaaatttacgaaAGATATATCAAAATTCCTATCATCTGTCTTGATAAACTCAAATGTTTGGGTATAGTTTATAGGAGTttcaataatgatattttttgaaagtaatTGAATCGatagttaaaagtttattgATATCAAAGATTTCATGAAAATATATGAgatgtgttattttaataattggatATTATCGCGAGTGTTAATgttgaaaattgttttatataaagtttaatattgtttatatagaATTCACATAAAATCAGAGATGGACACAATGGAAGGTTCCAGTCAACATTATACGTGCAATGTTTGTGGAGAAGAATTTGAAGAGGCTCTAGCACTATTAGCACACGCGGAACTTCATGCTCCAAGGTATCCCCAgcttttattaatgtaacaatcATTAGTGCAGAATCAGTATTCAagtattttgtcaatataattcACTCCAGTTATAGTATTGAGAGAGAAACATATtgaatatattgcaataatattgatcATAATGTGACTTCAGTTCTTTTTTCTGAATtggatttatttaataacacatttatgggatatttatacttatttagtaatttatttaaaacaagatCTCCTAGTCGTCGTTGTTTACTGTGCGGGGCGAGATGTCGTGACGAAACAGAAGTCGCGGATCATGTGCGACAGAATCATGCTGAGGATGCACCTCCAAACACATGTACGATGTGTGGAAAAACATGCAAGGACAAGCGCAGTTTACTCAAGCATTCTTGGATACATAATGTCGACAAAACCTTTGGTTGCACAAAGTGCGGGAAGCGCTTCCACAGTAAAGCACGATTACGAAGGTAAATgagtagtaataatagtaatggGAACGGGTGGGATATCAATCTTTCCACATCACTTAGATCATCCTCTGTGACTCCcgctaaaaatttatgaatttaaaagtCTGTATGTACGGAATGTGAGTTTAAACTCACAACTGTCACTTAAGAGTCCTTCGTTCTCACGAAACCACATGATATCCGAAATAAGATAACAGTatagtaaaagaaaattttagtttCCTTGCACTGTATTGTGTACAATATTcatgattttgataaaaatacttttatcatAGAACTTCCTTATCTAGTCGAAAATATATTGTGTTGCAGACACATGGTATCGCATCGTAACAAGATGGTAGCTTGCGATGAGTGCGGCGAAGAGTTTCCCGATGGACGAGCTCTCGTGAGCCACCGTCATTCACATAATAGGGAACTGGGCGGCCGTTCTTTTCCATGCCGCGAGTGCGGGAAGACTTTCGGTAGTCGTAGCTCACAACAGATTCATATACGTATTCACACGGGCGAGAGACCATACGGTTGCCGATTCTGTTGGAAGGCTTTCGCAGACGGCGGTACTCTGAGGAAACACGAGCGTATCCACACTGGCGAAAAGCCATATGGATGTGCGATCTGTCCTCGGGCATTTAATCAGAGAGTGAGTTGATCATTAGAATACGCGAaaaaaagtgaataataaatacgcgttgttttacttataaaaaaagagaaacacacattgtattgtattattatttatgtaactttttaatgtttaaaatagcGAATAATTAACCATTATCCCAAACCGAAATTATAATCTGGCCGTTTGGTATAATTTCAAagcatgaataaaattaaaaattatgttctaTAATTAGACACTTTCGTTTTGATTagaatgattaaatttaatcatttgtactttctttttatttgcagGTAGTTCTTCGAGAACACGTGCGCGCTCATCATTCAGGTCCTGATCCAAAATGCGTAGGCAGTGCAACACCATATTTGTGCAAGGTATGTGGTGAGTCGTACAGTACATCCGAGGAGATAGTGGCACATATAGTGCAACATTGTGACGATAACACTGCGTTGAGACGTCAACCTCAGACCGGGCCGCGCAAATATAAGAGGAGACGCAAAACGAAGCCTCTTGAAACAAACACAGTGGTACGTAGAAACGAGTTTTCGTTCGACATGATGGAAAGTAGCGGTGGCGGGGTCACCGGGAGTGGTACTGTTGGTGGCAGCAGCGGTGTCGTCGGTGGAGGTACTGGCACTGGTGGTTCCGATTCGGAAGAAAATACAAAGCGGAAACTTGGCAGGAAGAACAAGCAACATCGATCGAACGTCGAGGAAGGCTATCAGAATGTGCTAAAAAGCTTTGAAAGCTCTCTACAAAACATAAACTCGATTGTAAGCAACTCCAAATTAAACGCATCCAAATCGAAGCTTTCGAAGAAGAAGCTGCGCAAAGAGGAGAAGAAGCAGGAGGCACAAGCATCGAATCAGGCGGGTCGGCCGAAGATGATCCACACGCAGAAGACGCGAGTGCCAGTCGAGGTGGGCAGCGACGGCGCGAAGAAAGGTCAGAAGACAAAGACGATGGTGACTCGTACACCAAAGGTGATGCCGAACGAGCACAAATCCGGCATCTTTCCAGGTGGTGAACGGAATCGGCCGCGCACAAAGAACGTCAGTTATCACATTGAAGGTAAATCGCAAATCGTGCCAGCGACATTTCCGAAGGAAGATGCATCTACGGCGCAGCACTTATTTGTGAACATCAAGCAAGAGCCAGGCATTCAAAAGGCCACAGGTAACAGTCACAGAAACAACAATGGTAATATTGTAGACCTTGGAAAAACTCAGGCATCAACAAACAAGAAAAAACCGTCATCGGCCACTGTGAAGAGAACTAAGAGGCAGAAGCCTGCAGTAGTGAAACAGGAATTGAACGCATCGGCCGTTACAATCGCAGAAgaacagcaacagcaacagcagttgcaattacaaaataataataataataataccatGGAGAACATCGGCGATCCGATACGATTAATGGAACACGCAGTGGATGGCAGTAATCTGGAAGTAGCTTTCGAAGCGAGTGTTGTTACCGCTCAAGATGACGAGGGTGAAAGCATATTGCCAGACAACGCTATGCAAGAAATGGGTAACGGAGACGTTAAGCTTAGTATCAAGGTGGAGTCGGCTCCACAAAGGAGGATGCTCGCCGTACATAGTGTAATCACACCAGTGGACGATGTCCCGGAAACGATAATACCGGACACGGTAGAGTATACGTGCGAGATGTGTGCCGCAGTGTTCTCCAGCCGTGCCGAGTTATTGGTGCACGTGCCGATACacatttgatttaataatttgtccGAGCCAAAGAGTGGCACGGAGGTTTGTTCTACTTCTTTAAGTATACTTTTCGTTTAATCGAATCGCATAGTTTATCACGGATGAGGTTTGTTGTTTTAAAGGAGGTGACGATCGTTGAATTCCCTCTATCACCACCACTATCTTCATCACTCGCTCTTTCCCTTCTTCCCTGTACTTCTTATTGTTCGATTCTCTATCGAACATTGCGATTTTATCGATAACACTCATAACTTCGTTAGATGCACTCGAATTTTCATGTTATATATATTGAAGGATTTATTGACAGTCTTTTAATTCAATTAGCATCGCTCGAGAATCGTTTCTTTGTATCATTTCATGAATAACtcaaatttaaactttcttgATGTTTCAACATGTATGTGGCTAAATGATCGAATCAAATTGTTAATGACAGTACAGACATATTCGGTACCAGGAACTgttaaatatcataatatatgtTATGTATTAGAAGtgggaagtaacgcgttacgAGAACAATGAATCTCCATTATgatacacttttatttttttataataacgatttggaaatgattttataatttttcataatggtaACAATAATACCAGAGTTGGAATAGTCACTTTTGACAAGAAACTCTTTTTAATTACGctttattcattgaaaaaagtaaaaattatttaacttgttATGTAACAGGTAAGGATAATGTATTATGTTTTCAATGAGTAATGCGTAATGGTAACGAGTTATTTATCAAAAGTGATTATGTTAATCTTGATACTACTATTACTGttgtgtgaaaaaaattgtatatgtataattttattactaaattattataataaaaatgtactgaTAATGATATAATGGAATAATAACATTAATCGTAACGTTATTTTTCGTTCCTCGTGTACATCGTGATATAGACACAatatgtatcaaaaataaactatataaaaagcatatataaaatacatatattatgatatataaatGAGGCTACTTATTTTGTATCTGACGTGTACAACTCGTCATTGTGTTCCTTTTATACCGTTTGGACTTTCAAAATTTGTACGATGAAATACATACagcaaaattttacaattgcaatGACAGTGCTGGACTGAAAAGCAGAATACAAGGTGCATAAACACAAACACTTTTTCATACATATGATACAGTATGAacatatataaatgaaaaaaagagatCCTAAACATCGATATGATCAATACTTCTAAACGTTATTATTTTGACCAtgattacttatttttttataattataatttaattcacGAAGTTTTTGACTCGTTGAATTGATCGAGCAAAGGCAAGGAGTAAAGTGTTGAATTATCGAGCGATTTATTTTTAGTACTTGTTAGTTTCAATCAATATAGGATAACGCCTGTGTGTATCGTGAGATCTGTATTGTATTAACTATACATTcggatatattaattatacgttATTCTGTTAATTCAACTTTTGTtttttcgaagaaaaaaaagaagaaatattttaaaaggcatatttatttgtattaaaaccGAGATAAGAGATATTGGAAATAAATACGATATCAATTTGAaaggattatatatataatatatatatgaatgcATCAAACACTGGATGAATTAATGTCGATTCTATAGGGTATCTATAAAGTCTGTCCGCATTCCCTATGTTTCAGAAAGTGTTCAAGATTGAAAGATCAAAAAATACATTCGATTATTTCAAAGGATTATTCTATCTCTCCTTTAATAAAAGAGTAGAGCTTTTCAAAATAATCGAACGTATTTCGCGTTAAggtattaacgtttttcataattttgaaaccGTTTCCGAAATAAAGAGGACGAGGATAGACTTTATGGACATATTCTGTACAATAATcgtcaaaaataaaactttggtgattaaaaaaaaagaaagattaacTATACATAATAACTGTACGACATTGCACGCATTTTTGTGTGAATATCAATTTCTATATAATGCAGTTTTAATATGTGCTTCGCGAATAGTCATATAATCACCTCTTTGAATGCGACCATGCGACCgttataattatacgtataattttacGAGTAAAGAGAAGAGAAAATCAGTGAGAATCATTTCTGATGTGATAGTACCACTGTCTCTAATACCAAGTAATCATCGCGATGCACTTACTGTTCTATAAAAATAGGTGTTTATTGGATCTGACATGTcagattttatacaaaattaatgacTTCATCTTCTTGTATATAcattagttatatttttaagttgcttttgatatcataaaataataatatcacatatacatatatatgtgtatgtatgtatatattttcttacataatatataaaatatatgtacaggGTATTTGATAATGATTACACTCTCGCATAGAAATAGAATGGATTAAACTGAGTCGAAAAGTTCTATATCATTTTGCGATTTTTGCGAATAGTTTCaggttattaatttataaagataaccGAATTCGTCTGGCCTATCTCCAAATGCGATGCGTAGAACatactttcaaatattttctcaCATATAACAGCGATGACTGCTAAGTGGTCATATCTTTCCGCACGCTTAGATTTAGCAATATATCGGGCAAATTTGgctatctttttaaattaataacttattaattattttacgaaaattgCAAAATGGTACATAAACTTTTCAATTCAGTTTAGTCAATTCTATTACTATGcgaaagtttaataattaattatcagacaccttgtatataatGTTACGTATATTACGTACtgtgatatacatatgtacatatatatacatatacatatatatatttatattcaaaattgtataaaaatgtcGCACTGATATATCTGTTATTATGATTGACacataataaatgattaaatttgttattctaTTACTCGTGGCTGCGAGTTCTAtctaattcaaatattttttttccataaggCGATTATATATCGCGCAAGGAAGGGATCTCAACTGTTTCTATGGAatagaaatgttaaaaagaataatatcgaaatatatgtctgtataatattatgtgagatttatacattttataagtcTCATCGAAGACTAATACTTTTCACTATCAAATTCACGagttcttttatttatttatttatttaatatttctctttattgtCACATACATATTCGCGTATTTTTTTGCGTAAATTACACAAATTGACGTTAATTAAAAACACTcggtgcgttttttttttaaattaaattctaaattaatcCCTATTTTCTAACGTAAGTTCTAAATtaagatttaagaatttaattagtttttagaatatataattcAAGGATAAATGTGATGTATGAGATATTATTTTCATGTGTTCAAAACTTTTTGTCAGACAATTATAACGGTAAAGAAGAATATTGGATTCAACACTTTATCTACACTTTTGCGACACCGTCTTTCGAATTTTTCGGATAATGTTATTCTGAtagcgatatttttattactgtatTGCATATTCGAAGTATTAGTTATTGGAAATAGAGCTGTTTTTATATCACACGATACGCATAACTTCAACATTGATAGAGTGAGTGAATGAATGAGTGAGTgagtaaaagaaaaagagactGGCGCATATTATGTAATATGTAGTAGAATGATTGTTTGTCGAATGTTtagaaaaaagggaaaaacaCTCGCGAATATATCCTTAGCTCGACGTTGACACGTGTATTTTAGACATTTGTATTTATACCTCCTCATTGATTAAGGCAATcaatcaaaaaaaaagaaaaaaaagaaaaaagcacAAAAAGATTAAGTAGAAAAAAAGGAACGAGTGCATGCCCTATTTTTGTAGCCAAAACGTATTTTGAATACGACGAAAATTTTCGCATTATCGAAGCGCGCGTTTTTTCGCGGTAAGatgtacattttattgtttGATACTGTGATGAGACAGAATCGGCGGCGTGCAGTGCCTACCTAGAACTTCGTTTCCATTTCCACCGGaggaaaataaaggaaaaaatggCGAGAGTCAGTCGAAGGGACATTGGATTTTGACGAGAACGGGAGAGATTCAACGGTCAACAAAATGTTAACAAATGAGTCTTTAACTATCGTGGATTAGACGAGACCGCATTGGCAAAGAAAAACTTtgcattataacaaaaaaaaaacaatgaaaatgaGGCTAATCCATTTGGATATTTAGGGAAGCGTTGTAGAGTTTTGTAGTCGATTTATCGTCTGTCactagtctttttttttatcagcagttaggttttttttttttttttcttttaattaaacagATTTGAAAATCTGTCGCGAACATCAGTGATCACCGGAGAGATCGGTGATAAAAAGTCTGTCCGATGGGATCTTATCCGATCTTTACGATCTCTTCGTTCGGGAGGCGCTTAATTGTATCTTAGTATTTTCTATTGCATGCCACACGCTAACACAACTTccttttaacaatattatatagatGTATGTATGACACGAAGCAGAGAACACTTCGTGTAAGGACCGGGAAGAAAGCAAGACGATTATTGTAACAGCACGAGGTGTCCCTCACTTGTACAGTCGCAAAAATTACGCTTCAGGGACGAAAATCTATATGACCAATGTaagataaaaaggaaaaaattattggaaaactatatatgtaaatatatacatatatttacaaacacacacatacgaAGGAGGCATATTAATGCGAGAATTACACGACTAAATCCTTCGATCCTCGCCCTTCTTCTATGCGAAAGGACTCCATCGTGCGCAATTACATTCCTGTGTTACATCGCTACGGATTGTACCCTACGATCGTACGTTTATCCAAATGAATTGATCTGCGTGACGTATGTACCGCAGGGCGATTAGGCGCAGATGCGATTAACAGCAAGAGACTAGAAGTGTGTATCGGCTGTAGACGGTGCAAGCTGcggaatgaaaaagaaaaagatgtaGATTGAGGCGAGAAAGGCAAAGAGAAATGGGATGAAGTAACGTTATATatgtgaaatatatatgtatgtacacataccTTTTTCAAACGCGAGAAGTCACTCGTACATAATGTAAGTAATTGTGTAACTTCTCTTTAATCGTAAGGCAGAACGTAGAGTAATATTAGCCGTAGAGTATAACAAAATGTTGTATGATGAAGATTTCACAAGGTTCGAGAGAAGGAGGAAAATGGCAAAAGGAGCAGAGTGCATATGTTTTTGCATGCGAGGAGAATAAgaggacagagagagaaagagagcgtatgtgtgcgtgtgagAAAGAAAACTTATATGTTTTACGTTACATTTATCACTCAAATTGTAAACTAAGCTCTgaagtatatatatacatatatatatatatatatagatttgtAAGCACACTGTCAAAAGAAAAAGTAGCGTCCGTTCTCCAGCGACATTAATAGGACTGACGCGCATTCACGCGCGTTTTGTCAGGGACGACAGTAGACAAAatacaatgtaaataattatattaccttGGATATGGTATAGCGGTTTACTGTTAATCATAGTTGTACCTTTCTTTCCCATTGAATAAATCATCgatagatatatatacatacagagatatatataaaagttagaattattACGTGTTATATGTGCATTTTTATCCAATTATATCTCCTGTCTGTATATTTGCACGTATAGATTCAGCTTAAAAttgattatgtatttttattaatattatcgttattattcttataacattattaatattactattattatctaCATTGAGATTTCAATAATTGTTCGTCATATATTGTTCTAAGAATTGGAATATTAAGAAGTGCAAAAAAGACGAAAAGAATCATGTACAAGCGAATGTTATCTATGAATCGATATCTCTTCGATATGCGATGCTAAGAGCTGTTCTAATaagaaatttaacaattaaatattcgtTAGTCCTTAATACtatcgttaaaaatttattagtattaaacGTATTTTGATATTGCGTGATATTCTGACTAGTCCGTgactttttaaaagtaagaattgaattttattgatcaCGATTCACGTATTCTCATCACAGAGCACAGAATCTAACAATTTTATTCTCGCTTACGTTCATCGCGTTCAAAATTTGATTGCCCGAGTGCAATTGTTCCGTTAGCTAAGGAATGAAGTCGCAGACAGCGTAGATCTCCTTCTCGAAGCCCATGCAAACGACGGAGGAGATGATGAGAATCGCACCGGTCAGACTGGTCGATGTGGGCTTGTCGCCGAAGAGATAAACCTGGATCAGGTACGCCAGGATGATGTCCAGTGATCTGGTAACCGATACTTTACCTGCGCCCTCGATCTTCAGCGCCTTTGTCACTAGCACTTGACCAGTGAGACCAGTCAATGCCACCAGCAGAATCTGGCCCCAAGTGAACCAGTCGTGTGGCAGTCGGAATTTATGGAACTCGTGACTGATGCCGTGACCAGACACCGTAAAATAGAAGAACACGGCGGAGACGAATGACCAGCACGATAGGTTCAGTACCAAAATAGAATAATGTATCTCCGAGCACTTCCTCATGACGACGATGTTGAGTGCCGTGAAAACAGTGGCCAAGATGGCGCATAGATACCCCATAAGATTGTAGCTTTCGGCGCGGTGCATCTGGAAGAGAAAAATCGATAGAGGGTTGAAGGGCAAAAGACAATTTGATCAGCGTTTTTTCGAAatcttcatttaaaatttatctgaaCTTGATATTTCTCGATTAAGATTGACACTTTCTTTGTCTCGAGTTTTTGAAAAGACTCTTGCATTGCAGTGATATTTGGTCGTCTTAAACTATCAAGTTTATCttcgtttattaataataattctgtATTTGTTGATACTCCGTTTGGTTTAGgtgatttctttaatatttcttcaCTTTCGATTACCTGGAATAAGAAGGGTGGTCTGGCAACGAGAACGACACCCGCTAGAAGCGTACAGACCACCACTATGCGCAAGACACCGCAGGGCTCCTTCAGGAAGAGGAAGGACAGCGCAATAACGATCACCGGCGAGCTAAATATGATCGTGGTGGCATCGCCTAGAGGTAATTCTCGGAAACTGTAATACAGCAACGACAGTGTCATGCCGCCTACTAGACcctgaaaaaaaagatatatgtaacGATTGCACAGAGAAGCAGAGTTCACACTCCGCTTTAAGAAAACGTTTCTTATTaaagcttttaaaaaatttttatcgaacTGATGAATAGTAAACTTCTCCtttagaatgtcaaaataagaaagaaattatttatgaatgCGTTTATGTTACAATAGTTTATagtaattgtaattttcaacTTCTTGTAGTGTATCTGTGATAGTATTATAGTGTATCTATGATAGTATAGAAAAGAAATCTGTGCATTATATTGAAGAACGTAAACTTCGTCCTTACATCCCTCAGTTTTTCTGAGGGGCTAAGATTCGCTAACGCATGCGAACGCAGATGTTACGAATGAATAATGTTCGTCATCGATCTTTTCCggcttaatataattaatatgataCGCATCGTAGAAAAGCTGCGGACGCCTGCAGCTAAGCGCGTAATCATTTACATATGCGTAACCAAGTAACAAGAGAGCGAATTTAATTGCGTGTAGAGCGACCGACATTTCTGTCGCGGCGTTAGATTGGCAAGCAAGTATATACCAATTATAATACTAGTATTTCTCTACTTATGACAGAGTTTACGTTTCAATTTCGTAAGTAGAATTGATCGTAAGTCGAATTGcatttatatgtaaacattatttaaacacaaaattattttattattgaaaatgatTATAGACTTCTaattagtaaatgacaaaacaaattttttcaagattacaaatttttaatataatatttgctattatgaaattaataattaaacacaaacttcaacaaatgattaaaaaacaatactagtttttctcaaaacaaatataatgtaacatagtattttttattgcaaaattagtatttttaatttggatcATTACTTAACAAGTGCTTAATCaactttgttataatttattaatatttcaaatcaaACATTTGTTTCTACGAGTGATCGGTACGTTCTCCAAGATCGACGAGCTTTACCTGAAAATGTATGAGTACTCTTTGGCCGGAAGGGCCGAAGAGAGTGCTGGACGATCTGCAGGCCACGACAGCCATCGTCAGGATCTGCGCCAGAGCACGGATGGCTAACAGAATCATGGGATCCACGTTGCGAATCGCCTTGACCAGGGCGGAGCTGATGGTGAAGAAGGTGCCTGACAAAAACGCCAGGAACACCCCATACCACTTGGTGCCATCTCGATAAGTCTCGCTATTGTTGGCGAACTGCTCGGTGTAGTGATAGGCCGGGTGGATGCTGTTGTAGGAGGCCGTAGATTCTATGCTGAACTTCATTGCAGTATGTATATCAAGATCACGGAGGTGAGAATACGCAAAGAGATCGGCACTTACAATTAGTTCAAGCTGTACTGCCGTCGTCCATCCGTTGACGCATCTGCGCCTCCGTCCGATCGCAATTAGCATAACTTAGACGACCAACGGATTATTGCGGATTAATGACGTGAGGAAGATTCGGGAGAGTGGAGCGATGACCGTAAGGAGAAACTGTCTACATACTCTGATAAAACTATAAAGAGATTACATTTTTAGGACACACTTTTTAGAACAAGAAGACTTGCGAGTTTTATCGACTATCAAAGAATGGGATATACAAGGGATTGCGAAAGCATCGCGATCTTTATTCGATTGCAATCTGCCAAAGTGGTTGAATTAAACAATATAGcggattttttttcaatatcgatCACCGATGAACATTCGTGgtctattaatattttctttatttatgatTACAATTTACTACATagatagtaataaatatatccAATAGACATTTCATAAAAGAGATCAAACGATATTACAAGAGATACTTTTAAGTTATTTCTAAATATGTTAAAGATAtctaaatgatatttttaagatgatacgtatttgaaaaaagagaaataaaaaaggtaaaaagaagcaaaaattaaaattaaaaaaattactaattataattactgatatagtaatcacACAcagtttattgaaaaattattagctctttttttcaagggaatacgtataatattacgtatctatgtatataatgtaattaatctTTACTTAA
The Solenopsis invicta isolate M01_SB chromosome 16, UNIL_Sinv_3.0, whole genome shotgun sequence genome window above contains:
- the LOC105203467 gene encoding zinc finger protein 423 isoform X2; its protein translation is MDVTGDLNLQWVGDVELHEEVICGLEAQLVASEEEVIGACEEVAVEETVESVPVESHVPATESEILMVPQSNDMESIYIVPQDQGHDYLNIQVGVTEEVITDNWDRPGPDDGFNLKNTFTWVEIPEAKVTHDNLLEYDDMEIPLPIDQDSYQNARPYPCDFCSRRFRKKANLMNHIVAHQTDRPYGCNLCGSRYVRKCDLNNHLKVHAYAPSSQDGLEDDLNDEDSMAAEEEDVTTSGNKGRRKKVQSSAPRKRKNNTAANVPKRNIESIKIEMGNGNYASSSRWQMEEMSSVTGREQPQQWPVTDPTKPYVCQSCGIGFAREKALASHARIHGGDSPFECTSCGDMFWDINSLRDHVRIKHGGTIPQQISDTEEYDNEAAYTGGNERIGEFYCNTCAVPFHRLDLLKRHQKIHIKSEMDTMEGSSQHYTCNVCGEEFEEALALLAHAELHAPRSPSRRCLLCGARCRDETEVADHVRQNHAEDAPPNTCTMCGKTCKDKRSLLKHSWIHNVDKTFGCTKCGKRFHSKARLRRHMVSHRNKMVACDECGEEFPDGRALVSHRHSHNRELGGRSFPCRECGKTFGSRSSQQIHIRIHTGERPYGCRFCWKAFADGGTLRKHERIHTGEKPYGCAICPRAFNQRVVLREHVRAHHSGPDPKCVGSATPYLCKVCGESYSTSEEIVAHIVQHCDDNTALRRQPQTGPRKYKRRRKTKPLETNTVVRRNEFSFDMMESSGGGVTGSGTVGGSSGVVGGGTGTGGSDSEENTKRKLGRKNKQHRSNVEEGYQNVLKSFESSLQNINSIVSNSKLNASKSKLSKKKLRKEEKKQEAQASNQAGRPKMIHTQKTRVPVEVGSDGAKKGQKTKTMVTRTPKVMPNEHKSGIFPGGERNRPRTKNVSYHIEGKSQIVPATFPKEDASTAQHLFVNIKQEPGIQKATGNSHRNNNGNIVDLGKTQASTNKKKPSSATVKRTKRQKPAVVKQELNASAVTIAEEQQQQQQLQLQNNNNNNTMENIGDPIRLMEHAVDGSNLEVAFEASVVTAQDDEGESILPDNAMQEMGNGDVKLSIKVESAPQRRMLAVHSVITPVDDVPETIIPDTVEYTCEMCAAVFSSRAELLVHVPIHI
- the LOC105203467 gene encoding zinc finger protein 252 isoform X1; the encoded protein is MDVTGDLNLQWVGDVELHEEVICGLEAQLVASEEEVIGACEEVAVEETVESVPVESHVPATESEILMVPQSNDMESIYIVPQDQGHDYLNIQVGVTEEVITDNWDRPGPDDGVEIPEAKVTHDNLLEYDDMEIPLPIDQDSYQNARPYPCDFCSRRFRKKANLMNHIVAHQTDRPYGCNLCGSRYVRKCDLNNHLKVHAYAPSSQDGLEDDLNDEDSMAAEEEDVTTSGNKGRRKKVQSSAPRKRKNNTAANVPKRNIESIKIEMGKYVYKPYNDYMDALESFHEDELTDGYSARSGNYASSSRWQMEEMSSVTGREQPQQWPVTDPTKPYVCQSCGIGFAREKALASHARIHGGDSPFECTSCGDMFWDINSLRDHVRIKHGGTIPQQISDTEEYDNEAAYTGGNERIGEFYCNTCAVPFHRLDLLKRHQKIHIKSEMDTMEGSSQHYTCNVCGEEFEEALALLAHAELHAPRSPSRRCLLCGARCRDETEVADHVRQNHAEDAPPNTCTMCGKTCKDKRSLLKHSWIHNVDKTFGCTKCGKRFHSKARLRRHMVSHRNKMVACDECGEEFPDGRALVSHRHSHNRELGGRSFPCRECGKTFGSRSSQQIHIRIHTGERPYGCRFCWKAFADGGTLRKHERIHTGEKPYGCAICPRAFNQRVVLREHVRAHHSGPDPKCVGSATPYLCKVCGESYSTSEEIVAHIVQHCDDNTALRRQPQTGPRKYKRRRKTKPLETNTVVRRNEFSFDMMESSGGGVTGSGTVGGSSGVVGGGTGTGGSDSEENTKRKLGRKNKQHRSNVEEGYQNVLKSFESSLQNINSIVSNSKLNASKSKLSKKKLRKEEKKQEAQASNQAGRPKMIHTQKTRVPVEVGSDGAKKGQKTKTMVTRTPKVMPNEHKSGIFPGGERNRPRTKNVSYHIEGKSQIVPATFPKEDASTAQHLFVNIKQEPGIQKATGNSHRNNNGNIVDLGKTQASTNKKKPSSATVKRTKRQKPAVVKQELNASAVTIAEEQQQQQQLQLQNNNNNNTMENIGDPIRLMEHAVDGSNLEVAFEASVVTAQDDEGESILPDNAMQEMGNGDVKLSIKVESAPQRRMLAVHSVITPVDDVPETIIPDTVEYTCEMCAAVFSSRAELLVHVPIHI
- the LOC105203459 gene encoding solute carrier family 35 member G1, giving the protein MLIAIGRRRRCVNGWTTAVQLELIVSADLFAYSHLRDLDIHTAMKFSIESTASYNSIHPAYHYTEQFANNSETYRDGTKWYGVFLAFLSGTFFTISSALVKAIRNVDPMILLAIRALAQILTMAVVACRSSSTLFGPSGQRVLIHFQGLVGGMTLSLLYYSFRELPLGDATTIIFSSPVIVIALSFLFLKEPCGVLRIVVVCTLLAGVVLVARPPFLFQMHRAESYNLMGYLCAILATVFTALNIVVMRKCSEIHYSILVLNLSCWSFVSAVFFYFTVSGHGISHEFHKFRLPHDWFTWGQILLVALTGLTGQVLVTKALKIEGAGKVSVTRSLDIILAYLIQVYLFGDKPTSTSLTGAILIISSVVCMGFEKEIYAVCDFIP